The sequence below is a genomic window from Uranotaenia lowii strain MFRU-FL chromosome 2, ASM2978415v1, whole genome shotgun sequence.
tattcactggatttattccacaatagTGAGACCAATtttggcctatgggtgtctaaagtgtggtggcagaaaggagaagttacAACAGTTCAacaaaactaaatcaccttcaaagaatgtgtcttttagGGATGTCCGGATGGTTCACATCAATAGAGGCATCGTTTTCTATAAAAcatctacacttgttcctaaacaGGAAACCTTTTCGTGTGGTTTTCGTCTACAGGTTTCTGGCTGtcagaaaatatcgaaaaattatcgaatcataaaaatgtgtggcctgaaagAGTTAGATTAATTGAGTTCAatttagcgccaaacgatttactAACACTCTCGAAAAGTTACCCTCCATGGGCttcaaagtcaaatttccttctcctcaagaatgttTATCAGgattcgtagaggaccaaatgtcctctcatgtTGTATTCTATATTGACGTTtcattatcattatcattatctgccgtgcaggtgcaggaatttactgtcacgagttgaacatagaacataCTCAACCTCTAAGTagatattgtacagtctttcaggctgataTATATGCTATTAATTATGATCTGATTCCATTGATTCTAGACTACGCTTGCCAACTTGACGGCACCAGAAGAAGTGAAAGACCAAATAGATGAGTTGGCCAACAAAGACACCGGCAAGTATCGGGAGATCGAGAAAATCCTCCATCGTGACGGGCTGGATCTGAACGATGAGGCGACCCAGAAGGATCTCTTCGAAGCAACGCTACGAGCCGGAACCAATGACGTTGTGCTCTATCTGCACGGAAACACTGCTTCCCGGGGGGCTTCTCATCGGGTGGAGCTGTATCAACTTTTGCGCAGCCTGAACTACCATGTGGTGACCATGGATTACAGAGGTTACGGAGATTCGTCTCCGATTTCGCCTACCGAGCGCGGAGTTGTGTTTGATGCGTTAGCTGTGTATCAGTACATTACCAGTATTAGTCCGAACCCTGTTTATCTTTGGGGTCATTCGTTGGGTACCGGAGTGGCTACCCATTTACTGTCGCTGCTCACCGATATGAGCTTACCTGGGCCAAAGGCGTTGGTTTTAGAGAGTCCCTTCAACAATATTCGGGAAGAGATTTGTGCCCATCCGTTTTCAAGAGTATGTTTCTTAATTTGAAAGTGAAGAATCTTCAACTAAAACCTACTTTTCTTTTATAGCTCTACCGCCATTTGCCCTGGTTCGATTATATGATCTCAAAACCAATGTACGCGAACCAACTGAGGTTCGAATCGGATCAGCATATTGCAGAGTTCCGACAGCCGGTTCTGATTTTACATGCTGAAGACGATGCGGTGGTGCCATTTGATTTGGGCTACAAGgtattaagaattcaaaactattCCAAACATTcacttatgattttttgtatCCGGATTTTAGCTCTACCGCACAGCCTTGGACACACGTGGCAAATCGTGGGGTCCCGTCGAGTTTCGTCGTTTCGAAAAAACTAGCCATTATGGACATCGGTACATCTGTCGAGCTCCAAATCTTCCAGAAATCGTAATTAAATTCTTCCGCACTTATCGCAACGAACAGTACTG
It includes:
- the LOC129743572 gene encoding lysophosphatidylserine lipase ABHD12 isoform X3; its protein translation is MYLIIRRRLLKRICLATCKIGILVFVIVFIILPLIFKYSFGLQKGILFLTFITYPPNLDLKRPEKSGLCATRNFYVTYRDQEEDIDVDLAVWHVLPNDLVRRYAKQLQIEDTTLANLTAPEEVKDQIDELANKDTGKYREIEKILHRDGLDLNDEATQKDLFEATLRAGTNDVVLYLHGNTASRGASHRVELYQLLRSLNYHVVTMDYRGYGDSSPISPTERGVVFDALAVYQYITSISPNPVYLWGHSLGTGVATHLLSLLTDMSLPGPKALVLESPFNNIREEICAHPFSRLYRHLPWFDYMISKPMYANQLRFESDQHIAEFRQPVLILHAEDDAVVPFDLGYKLYRTALDTRGKSWGPVEFRRFEKTSHYGHRYICRAPNLPEIVIKFFRTYRNEQY
- the LOC129743572 gene encoding lysophosphatidylserine lipase ABHD12 isoform X4; this encodes MPYFAKRNTICLATCKIGILVFVIVFIILPLIFKYSFGLQKGILFLTFITYPPNLDLKRPEKSGLCATRNFYVTYRDQEEDIDVDLAVWHVLPNDLVRRYAKQLQIEDTTLANLTAPEEVKDQIDELANKDTGKYREIEKILHRDGLDLNDEATQKDLFEATLRAGTNDVVLYLHGNTASRGASHRVELYQLLRSLNYHVVTMDYRGYGDSSPISPTERGVVFDALAVYQYITSISPNPVYLWGHSLGTGVATHLLSLLTDMSLPGPKALVLESPFNNIREEICAHPFSRLYRHLPWFDYMISKPMYANQLRFESDQHIAEFRQPVLILHAEDDAVVPFDLGYKLYRTALDTRGKSWGPVEFRRFEKTSHYGHRYICRAPNLPEIVIKFFRTYRNEQY
- the LOC129743572 gene encoding lysophosphatidylserine lipase ABHD12 isoform X1 — encoded protein: MPRWFDIDILIDVFFRTFVIPGIVVALWLTDLICLATCKIGILVFVIVFIILPLIFKYSFGLQKGILFLTFITYPPNLDLKRPEKSGLCATRNFYVTYRDQEEDIDVDLAVWHVLPNDLVRRYAKQLQIEDTTLANLTAPEEVKDQIDELANKDTGKYREIEKILHRDGLDLNDEATQKDLFEATLRAGTNDVVLYLHGNTASRGASHRVELYQLLRSLNYHVVTMDYRGYGDSSPISPTERGVVFDALAVYQYITSISPNPVYLWGHSLGTGVATHLLSLLTDMSLPGPKALVLESPFNNIREEICAHPFSRLYRHLPWFDYMISKPMYANQLRFESDQHIAEFRQPVLILHAEDDAVVPFDLGYKLYRTALDTRGKSWGPVEFRRFEKTSHYGHRYICRAPNLPEIVIKFFRTYRNEQY
- the LOC129743572 gene encoding lysophosphatidylserine lipase ABHD12 isoform X2; this encodes MPYFAKRNTFPPYPLLFRICLATCKIGILVFVIVFIILPLIFKYSFGLQKGILFLTFITYPPNLDLKRPEKSGLCATRNFYVTYRDQEEDIDVDLAVWHVLPNDLVRRYAKQLQIEDTTLANLTAPEEVKDQIDELANKDTGKYREIEKILHRDGLDLNDEATQKDLFEATLRAGTNDVVLYLHGNTASRGASHRVELYQLLRSLNYHVVTMDYRGYGDSSPISPTERGVVFDALAVYQYITSISPNPVYLWGHSLGTGVATHLLSLLTDMSLPGPKALVLESPFNNIREEICAHPFSRLYRHLPWFDYMISKPMYANQLRFESDQHIAEFRQPVLILHAEDDAVVPFDLGYKLYRTALDTRGKSWGPVEFRRFEKTSHYGHRYICRAPNLPEIVIKFFRTYRNEQY